Proteins from a single region of Corvus hawaiiensis isolate bCorHaw1 chromosome 6, bCorHaw1.pri.cur, whole genome shotgun sequence:
- the RASSF10 gene encoding ras association domain-containing protein 10: MEPEERKISVWICQEEKLISGLSRRTTCSDVVRVLLEDSHHRRQRPAPPEPAGGMLSGPPHSYCIVEKWRGFERILPNKTKILRLWVAWGDEQENVRFVLVRSEASLPNAGPRSAEARVVLSKERPGRGLGAARASLALTQERQRRVVRKAFRKLAKINKKRQQPLAREASSAERMETLVHLVLSQDHTIRQQIQRLRELDREIDRYEAKIHLDRMKRHGVNYVQDTYLVGTGGGEPEPGREPGQLAAGRPEEDYARKCEEVLQLQEQRAQQEELLEHLAAEIQEELNERWMKRRREELELAAGPGLADTDCDTTELSGGGGGEGELHLEHERVKTQLSTSLYIGLKLSTDLEAVKTDLDCTQRAWEDKERELQRLLETLGTLDVAEAPAEPRGAAGGGRPAAAGGGWVEQARALRKDRADNDEDSDTGLSSMHSQDSDSLPVCESLV; encoded by the coding sequence ATGGAGCCCGAGGAGCGGAAGATCTCGGTGTGGATCTGCCAGGAGGAGAAGCTGATCTCCGGGCTCTCCCGGCGGACCACCTGCTCGGACGTGGTGcgggtgctgctggaggacagCCACCACCggcggcagcgcccggcgcCGCCCGAGCCCGCCGGCGGGATGCTGTCGGGGCCGCCGCACTCCTACTGCATCGTGGAGAAGTGGCGCGGCTTCGAGCGGATCCTGCCCAACAAGACGAAGATCCTGCGGCTCTGGGTGGCGTGGGGGGACGAGCAGGAGAACGTGCGCTTCGTGCTGGTGCGCAGCGAGGCTTCGCTGCccaacgcggggccgcgcagcgcCGAGGCGCGGGTGGTGCTGAGCAAGGAGCGCCCCGGCCGCGGCCTGGGGGCGGCCCGCGCCAGCCTGGCGCTCACGCAGGAGCGGCAGCGGCGAGTGGTGCGGAAAGCCTTCCGCAAGCTGGCCAAGATCAACAAGAAGCGGCAGCAGCCGCTGGCCCGGGAGGCCTCGTCGGCGGAGAGGATGGAGACGCTGGTGCACCTGGTGCTCTCGCAGGACCACACCATCCGACAGCAGATCCAGCGGCTCCGCGAGCTGGACCGCGAGATCGACAGGTACGAGGCTAAGATCCACCTGGACCGCATGAAGCGGCACGGCGTCAACTACGTGCAGGACACCTACCTGGTGGGCACGGGCGGCGGCGAGCCCGAGCCGGGCCGGGAGCCGGGCCAGCTCGCCGCCGGCCGCCCCGAGGAGGACTACGCCAGGAAGTGCgaggaggtgctgcagctgcaggagcagcgggcgcagcaggaggagctgctggagcacctGGCCGCCGAGATCCAGGAGGAGCTCAACGAGCGCTGGATGAagcggcggcgggaggagctggagctggcggcggggcccgggctGGCCGACACGGACTGCGACACCACGGAGctgagcggcggcggcggcggcgagggCGAGCTGCACCTGGAGCACGAACGGGTCAAGACCCAGCTGAGCACCAGCCTCTACATCGGTCTCAAGCTGAGCACGGACCTGGAGGCCGTCAAGACCGACCTGGACTGCACGCAGCGGGCGTGGGAGGACAAGGAGCGGGAGCTGCAGCGCCTGCTGGAGACGCTGGGCACCCTGGACGTGGCGGAGGCGCCCGCGGAGCCgcgcggggcggcgggaggggggcggccggcggcggcggggggcggctgGGTGGAGCAGGCGCGGGCGCTGCGCAAGGACCGCGCCGACAACGACGAGGACTCGGACACGGGGCTGAGCTCCATGCACAGCCAGGACTCGGACTCGCTGCCCGTCTGCGAGTCCCTCGTGtag